In Truepera sp., the sequence CACGCTCTCGTCGTATGGGCCCACTTCCGTGGTCCCGATGGCCACTTCCTCGGGGCGGCGCCCGCTGCTCAGGAGTTCGTGCACCCAGCGAAGGGCCTCGAGGGCCTCGTGCTCCGGGTTGGCGCAACTGGTCTGCGTCGTCCTCGGTGTGAGAGCCGGAGCCGCCAGCCAGGCGACCTGCGCCGGCAGCCAAGCCGGCGGGCGCGGCTGCAGTCCGCGCCACGTGACGGAGACCTGCTGCGCCAGGTCGGTCAGGAGGCCGCGGTACAGGGGCGGCAGGTCGTCTACGCGGTCGAGAGTCGTCGGACCCAGCAGCGTGGGGGCAAGGCCTACCCGGCGCCTCGCGCGGCTCACCAGTCGGTGGGGGAGGAGGGCGCCACCCTCCAACGCGTCCTCCACGTGCTGTTCGAGGGCGGCGAGCTCCGCCCAGCGGCCGCCCGCCGCGGCGCGCTCGCGCAAGTCCAGGTCGGCGTCCCACACTGCCCGCAGCGTCCGTGCTGCGGCCCGCGCGAAACCGGGCATGCCGGCGAGCTCCCGGAGCCCCGTCAGCCTCTCCACCGGCGGCACCTGCAGCGCTGCCAGGAGCTCGGAGGTACTGACGGGCCGAGCGAAGCCCCCTACCAGGCGGCCGGCGAGGCCGGCCATGGACAAGACCTGGTGGCCGAGGCTGCCCTGCTCGGCCAGCTCGTCTTGCACGCGGCGCCCGCCGAGGCGGCCGGGGACGACGTAAGTGGTGCGCCTTAGCAAGGCAGGCGGCCCCCCTTCGAAGCTGCGAGGAGGATAACGCGGGCGTGCGGCAGGGAATGACGGAGCTACCCGCACGTCCTAGCCAGGCGAGCGGGGCCTGGCTAGGACGTGCGGGGCCAGGCCGCCGGAGCCCGGCCGCCCGAGGCCCCGGGCAAGGACCAGCGAGCGACGGCGGCTGGGAACCCTGATGGACGCACTGGACGCCATACGCGGGCCATACCGCGTCGCGAGCTGTTCGTTAAGTGTCATCGTACCGGCCCGGTCAGGCGAACGGGAGACATAATGGCCGACGATTGGGAGGGATTACATGAAGCGCATCGTGATGCTGTTGTTGGCGCTCGTCTCCGGACTCGTGATGGCTCAGGGCACCATCTCCATCGGGCTGCTGCTGCCTTTCACCGGCCAGTACGACTGGGTGGGAGCCAATGTTCAACCCGTCGCCCAGATGATCGCCGACGATGCCAACGCGAGTGGCGGCATCGGCGGAGCACAGATCCGCTTGCTGCAGGGAGACACCGAGGGCACCGTCGATGCCGGCTTCACGGCCGCCCAGAAGCTCATCAACGCCGACGGGGTGGTGGCGCTCATCGGGCCGACCTCGCTGTCCTTGGCCGGTTCCCAGCAGTTGATCGTCGATGCCAAGGTGCCGATGGTCTCGCCGACCGCCGGCACGACCGCGCTCGATTCCTTCAACACCCAGTACGTCTTCCGCACCGTTCCATCGGACTCCTTGGGCGGCCGGGCGGTGGCCCGGGCGGCAACCGACGCCCAATTCCTGGGCCGCGATTCGGCGTTCAAGAAGGTGGTCCTGATGGTCGCGAACGCTCCGGCCATGGTTTCGTTCCAGGCGCCCATCGAGAAGTCCATGACCGACTTCGGCACGCCTCTGCTCGACAGCTTCCAGTTCACGCCCGATAAGCCCAGTTACCGCACCGAGGTCCAACAGGCGCTGGCGCTCGACCCAGACCTGATCGTGCTGGTCGCCACACCCGAGGATTCCGCGCGCGTGATGCAAGCAGCCTTCCAAGCCGGCTACGAGGGTACCTGGTTCGTCACCCAAGACCAGACCACGAGCGATTACATCGCCCTCGCCACGCCACAACTGGTCGACGGGATCTATGGACTCGAAGAGGTCGCGGCGCCCGAGAGCGCCGGCCTGTACGACGCTTTCGCGGCCCAGCTGAAGGCCTTTGACGGGAAGGAGCCGCAGATCTTCGGCACGAACACCTACGACGCCATGAACGTCGTCTTGTTGGCCATGGTGCGAGCGGCGCGCGACGGCGGCGAGATAACGCGCGCCAGCGTCGCTGCCAACA encodes:
- a CDS encoding ABC transporter substrate-binding protein — encoded protein: MKRIVMLLLALVSGLVMAQGTISIGLLLPFTGQYDWVGANVQPVAQMIADDANASGGIGGAQIRLLQGDTEGTVDAGFTAAQKLINADGVVALIGPTSLSLAGSQQLIVDAKVPMVSPTAGTTALDSFNTQYVFRTVPSDSLGGRAVARAATDAQFLGRDSAFKKVVLMVANAPAMVSFQAPIEKSMTDFGTPLLDSFQFTPDKPSYRTEVQQALALDPDLIVLVATPEDSARVMQAAFQAGYEGTWFVTQDQTTSDYIALATPQLVDGIYGLEEVAAPESAGLYDAFAAQLKAFDGKEPQIFGTNTYDAMNVVLLAMVRAARDGGEITRASVAANIRPVTDAGEGKVVVHEYMAGKAALLAGKEIDYQGLVGPIDFDAFGNITAPFAIKRVVDGAWQTVAIVPAAALE